A window of Rhizoctonia solani chromosome 5, complete sequence genomic DNA:
TTCTTAGTCAATGTATTCCTTGAGTGCTTCTCTCTCTGCAGGGGTCATAGAATAGATAGGGCCATaggtgtcatgccctagaggcgtgaccaccttagaatccactaagtcaaagaaatagtgaatatatgcgctattttcatgaagatttatggatatatgcatctctATGCTATTTAAGTGCTGAGCACatattatgtaatccaattacatgacctttagtcatatgatcacgtctttcttatctttggtcatgtgaccttatctttgttattgtgtttgttaCTGTATGTACTATTCCCTCTCCTTGtttaatatataaggagggttctcagagccttaagcctcagaacttgacctcttatccccatcccacatctactaccctaagacatacaattaagagtattgcctgagagcataccagtccctgtcaaaggttccttgccctgctatctttatatcattagtgcactttactatattggtcttgtccaaacccttatctggcaattgccttgagcattgttggatcccactggctgataagtcctatattaggcaatagcttgttgggctttaccttgtggtagttgttggctctgacaataGGGAGGCTGTTTGTCTTCTTCCAGGTCAATAGCAATGTCATAAGGGCAATGTTTTGGCAGCATGGTAAAGGACTCTTCACTGAACACTTCCTGAAACTCCTGGAATTTAACAGGGAGATTCTGAGGCTCAGGGTTGATGCTGCCATCTTGTGCTTTTGTAGCTAGGTGGAGTGAAACTTTCATGGTGGTCCAATCAATGTCTGGATTAGCCAATATGAGCCATGGGGTTCCAAGGATAAGGTTTCTATTTCCAAGGGGAAGAGCATAGAAGATGGCAGAAAATTGCCTGTTTTGAGAGGTAAAGACTAATTGGGCCTTGAAGCAGATAGGGTTGCGGACTTGTTTGCCATTAATGCCAATGACAGAGCATGGGGAGTCCAATTCAATGTGTGGAATGTTGTGAGAACAGGCAAATTGGGATCAATGAAGTTAGCAGAAGAACCAGAATCAATCAGAGCAGTTTGAGTGTCTGTGATTCCTTCCATGTCTATAGTGAGCAGTGGTGATTTATTGGTTTGCAGGGCTGCACAAAACAAGGGTTCTATAGACACTGGGGGAGATTCAGGAAGCCTAGACACAGGGCAAGACTTCCTTAGACTTTTCCTGCTTGGGGAAGCACTTCTagctcttctacttctgcaGCCTTTGCTGATTCAGGCTTAGAGAGTTCTATTGTTCTGAGGCACCATCCATTCTTGCAGTCCTCCCATTTGTGAGACTTCTCCCCATATTTGGAACATTCTCCAGCGTTTCTTCTTGCTTCCTGAACcttcttggaaacaaaaTTGCTTGAGTGCCCTTGAGCAGGGCGTTGTGGTGAGctggtgctgctgttgctatcCTTTCTTAGCTCCTTGCATGCTTCAAACAGTGTGTCATCAATTAGACAGGCAGTGGAGATAAACTTGTCTAGTGCAGTGATGTTCTTGTGCAGGGTGTACTCAATTAGCTTGCTTCTGACTTCTGCCTTGAGTCCCTGGCggaaggaggcaatgagggcAGGGTCTGACCATTCTAGTTTGCTGGCTATGATTCTAAACTCTGTGGCATAATTGCTTGCTGATTTCAGCTGCTTGAGCTTGCGCAGGCGCCGTTCTGCAAtttgtgctgctgctggattgCTCCAGTTGCGCAAGAATGCTGTTTCAAATGTATCCCATGATTCCAAGGTTGGCTTGTCATCCCCATTCAGCAGCTTCTCTAAATAGATCTGTCCCCacttcttgggttgtccaTCTTTTAGGTTCATGAGAACAAAGGAGATTCAACTGTGGTCAGAAGGAAATGAGAAAGCATTGCTAAGGAagtaggttttgcaatccaggataaatgatttggatgcagggcccttcttgccattgtacttctcaggagcagggatTTTTGATTTCCCTTGGTGTGGACCAGGAGTTTGGGACAGTCCCCTGAAGGTGCTCTGAAGTGGGACA
This region includes:
- a CDS encoding Retrotransposon-derived protein PEG10, whose product is MLQDVTQAVESAIQHLLTVPSSIDPYTPPRRIFTVIDNTLKAPSGSGSSGNKDFLVPIKDEPDPKGKRVKLESPEPPKTTPNTSWAILHTQEHLDPSPEQPFIRPTPVDLPSASQAATRETNEEKEARTLHNIATIMGRALSVPLQSTFRGLSQTPGPHQGKSKIPAPEKYNGKKGPASKSFILDCKTYFLSNAFSFPSDHNGQPKKWGQIYLEKLLNGDDKPTLESWDTFETAFLRNWSNPAAAQIAERRLRKLKQLKSASNYATEFRIIASKLEWSDPALIASFRQGLKAEVRSKLIEYTLHKNITALDKFISTACLIDDTLFEACKELRKDSNSSTSSPQRPAQGHSSNFVSKKVQEARRNAGECSKYGEKSHKWEDCKNGWCLRTIELSKPESAKAAEVEELEVLPQAGKV